In one Neobacillus sp. WH10 genomic region, the following are encoded:
- a CDS encoding ArpU family phage packaging/lysis transcriptional regulator → MMQLAFLDTRLSNEVKRKTEKLMSSYKNLEAIIESKKLDAPKLVVNYQASEAQRSNQFHSETETLAINKVEIDEYTKTKRKLDLVYYSLKPVQQRIWDHKFLLGRYDVDVYTDLNLPDRTYYRLKREMIAVVAEAFGFI, encoded by the coding sequence ATGATGCAATTAGCTTTCTTAGATACCAGATTAAGCAATGAAGTAAAACGGAAAACCGAAAAGCTTATGAGCAGCTATAAAAATCTTGAAGCAATCATTGAGTCAAAGAAACTGGATGCCCCTAAATTAGTCGTGAATTATCAAGCTAGCGAAGCACAAAGAAGTAATCAGTTTCACAGTGAAACAGAAACTCTTGCCATAAACAAAGTTGAAATAGATGAATACACAAAGACAAAGAGGAAACTTGATTTAGTGTACTATTCATTAAAACCTGTACAACAAAGGATATGGGATCATAAGTTTTTATTAGGCCGGTACGATGTAGATGTTTACACGGATTTGAATTTACCCGATAGAACCTATTACCGATTGAAAAGAGAAATGATTGCAGTTGTGGCGGAAGCATTTGGATTTATTTAA